From Micromonospora rhizosphaerae, the proteins below share one genomic window:
- a CDS encoding response regulator, translating into MIRLLLVDDQHLIRAGLRMLCDAQPDIEVVGEADNGRDAISLAARLIPDVVVMDLRMPGVDGITATSRILADRPATRVLVLTTFGDDDHLYPALTAGACGFLLKDAPPADLLDGVRRAAAGDSLFSQEVLRRLVQRAVHARAETPRPTQGLTAREQDVLNLVAEGLSNTEIADRLHIGVTTVKTHITSLMTKTGSPNRVRLALFACGV; encoded by the coding sequence GTGATCCGCCTCCTGCTGGTCGACGACCAGCACCTCATCCGCGCGGGCCTGCGCATGCTCTGCGACGCCCAGCCCGACATCGAGGTCGTCGGCGAGGCCGACAACGGCCGCGACGCGATCTCCCTCGCCGCGCGGCTCATCCCCGACGTCGTCGTGATGGACCTGCGCATGCCCGGCGTCGACGGGATCACCGCAACCAGCCGCATCCTTGCCGACCGCCCCGCCACCCGCGTCCTGGTGCTGACCACGTTCGGCGACGACGACCACCTCTATCCGGCCCTGACCGCCGGCGCCTGCGGATTCCTGCTCAAGGACGCACCGCCCGCCGACCTGCTGGACGGCGTCCGCCGGGCCGCCGCGGGCGACAGCCTGTTCAGCCAGGAGGTGCTGCGGCGCCTGGTCCAGCGCGCGGTGCACGCCCGCGCCGAGACGCCGCGGCCGACCCAGGGACTGACCGCCCGCGAACAGGACGTGCTGAACCTGGTCGCCGAGGGCCTGTCCAACACGGAGATCGCCGACCGGCTCCACATCGGCGTCACCACGGTCAAGACCCACATCACCAGCCTGATGACCAAGACCGGCAGTCCGAACCGGGTACGACTGGCCCTGTTCGCCTGCGGCGTCTGA
- a CDS encoding SMP-30/gluconolactonase/LRE family protein yields MNRRIRSAFAVALTATLIATVPQAPAQAQDEHAKPSVISLPDGFQPEGIAAAGTYAYFGSRATGAIHRADLISGEAEQLSPATGTPSLGLKVDPLGRLFVSGGTAGDARVIDTRTGDVLARYQFASAPTFVNDVVLTREAAYFTDSNKPVLYRLPLGRDGALPPADGFTTIPLTGAYQQIGTGVNLNGIAQTPDGEALIVVQSNTGTLFRVDPATGVSTTVDVPGYTFTNGDGLLLVGRTLYVVQNRLNQIAVVELNTAGTAGTVTGTITDQDFDVPTTVAMALGRLYLPNARFTTPPTPTTPYTVVAVRPL; encoded by the coding sequence GTGAACCGACGTATCAGGAGCGCATTCGCCGTCGCCCTGACCGCCACACTCATCGCGACCGTTCCGCAAGCCCCGGCGCAGGCGCAGGATGAGCACGCCAAGCCCAGCGTCATCTCGTTGCCGGACGGATTCCAGCCCGAGGGCATCGCCGCGGCCGGCACGTACGCCTACTTCGGATCCCGCGCCACCGGCGCCATCCACCGTGCCGACCTGATCAGCGGCGAGGCCGAGCAACTCAGCCCCGCCACCGGCACCCCCTCGCTCGGTCTCAAGGTCGACCCGCTCGGCCGGCTCTTCGTCTCCGGCGGCACGGCCGGCGACGCCCGGGTGATCGACACCCGCACGGGCGACGTCCTCGCGCGCTACCAGTTCGCCAGCGCACCGACGTTCGTCAACGACGTCGTCCTCACCCGCGAGGCGGCGTACTTCACCGACTCCAACAAGCCGGTCCTGTACCGCCTGCCGCTCGGCCGGGACGGCGCGCTGCCTCCGGCCGACGGCTTCACCACGATCCCCCTCACCGGCGCTTACCAGCAGATCGGCACCGGGGTCAACCTCAACGGCATCGCGCAGACCCCCGACGGCGAGGCACTGATCGTCGTCCAGTCCAACACCGGCACCCTCTTCCGCGTCGACCCGGCGACCGGCGTCAGCACCACCGTGGACGTGCCGGGCTACACCTTCACCAACGGCGACGGGCTGCTGCTCGTGGGCCGCACGCTCTACGTCGTCCAGAACCGGCTCAACCAGATCGCCGTGGTCGAGTTGAACACCGCCGGCACCGCCGGCACGGTGACCGGCACCATCACGGACCAGGACTTCGATGTCCCGACCACCGTCGCAATGGCCCTCGGCCGGCTCTACCTGCCCAACGCGCGCTTCACCACGCCACCGACCCCTACCACGCCGTACACCGTGGTCGCGGTCCGTCCGCTCTGA